One Globicephala melas chromosome 4, mGloMel1.2, whole genome shotgun sequence genomic window carries:
- the ACTRT3 gene encoding actin-related protein T3 has translation MSYYQLPVVIDNGSGVIKAGLAGSREPQFVYPNFIGRAKGQTWGAEGAQEVCVGDQAQQRRSALSISYPVERGLITCWGDMEIMWKHIYDDNLKLKPCDGPVLITESALNSLANRQRVTEVFFEHLEVPAFYMSIQGVLALFATGLTTGFVLNSGAGVTQCVPIFEGYCLPHSVQQLDLAGLDLTNYLMMLLKEHGIMLLSASDRKIVTDIKETYCYVAMNFEEEKAKKADCIEKVYQLPDGKTIKLHDQLFHCPEALFSPSLLHLETPGIDKMCFSSIMKCDTDLRNSFFSNIILAGGSTSFPGLDKRLVKDIAKVVPANTPVQVIAPPERKISVWVGGSILASLSAFQHMWITAAEFKEVGPNIVHQRCF, from the exons ATGAGCTACTACCAGCTACCGGTGGTGATCGACAACGGCTCAGGAGTGATCAAGGCGGGCCTGGCTGGGTCCCGGGAGCCCCAGTTTGTCTACCCGAACTTTATAGGCCGCGCCAAAGGCCAGACCTGGGGGGCAGAAGGCGCGCAGGAAGTGTGCGTGGGAGACCAAGCGCAGCAGCGGAGAAGCGCACTTTCCATCAG CTACCCAGTGGAGCGTGGTCTCATTACTTGCTGGGGGGACATGGAGATCATGTGGAAGCATATCTACGACGATAACCTGAAGCTAAAGCCCTGTGATGGCCCAGTCTTGATTACAGAGTCAGCACTGAACTCACTGGCCAACCGGCAACGGGTCACTGAAGTGTTTTTTGAGCATCTGGAGGTTCCTGCCTTCTATATGTCCATCCAGGGGGTGCTAGCTCTCTTTGCTACTGGCCTCACAACTGGCTTTGTGCTGAATTCAGGTGCTGGGGTTACCCAGTGTGTACCCATCTTTGAGGGTTACTGTCTGCCTCATAGTGTCCAGCAGCTAGATCTGGCAGGTCTTGACCTTACCAACTACCTCATGATGCTGTTGAAGGAGCACGGCATCATGCTGCTTAGTGCTTCAGACAGGAAGATTGTCACAGACATTAAGGAAACCTATTGTTATGTGGCAATGAACTTTGAAGAGGAAAAGGCCAAGAAAGCTGATTGTATAGAGAAGGTTTACCAACTACCTGATGGGAAGACAATCAAACTCCATGACCAGCTCTTTCATTGTCCAGAGGCCCTCTTCTCTCCAAGTCTCCTGCATCTTGAGACCCCTGGCATTGATAAGATGTGCTTCAGCAGCATAATGAAATGTGATACAGATCTGAggaattcctttttctccaatATTATCCTTGCTGGGGGATCAACCTCTTTCCCTGGTTTAGATAAGCGGCTAGTTAAAGATATAGCAAAGGTGGTGCCTGCCAACACCCCTGTGCAGGTTATTGCTCCCCCAGAAAGGAAAATATCAGTGTGGGTGGGAGGCTCTATTCTTGCATCCCTCTCTGCCTTCCAGCACATGTGGATCACCGCTGCAGAATTTAAAGAAGTCGGACCCAACATAGTACACCAAAGATGCTTCTGA